The following is a genomic window from Streptomyces chrestomyceticus JCM 4735.
CGAGGGCTACCGCGCGAGCGTGGAGTCCGCGTCCCCCGAAGGACGTACGCAGGCACTTGCCGAGGCGTTGACCGCGGACGGGTACGCTGCTACGGCACGCAGCGCGCCCAGTCATCAGCTAGGTGAGCAGCTCTGCCAGCACCACTGCCCGGTCGCCCATGTCGCCGAGCAGTTCCCGCAGCTGTGCGAGGCGGAGACCGAGGTCTTCTCCCGCCTGCTGGGGACCCATGTGCAACGTCTTGCCACCATCGCCCACGGCGACGGTGTCTGCACGACCTTCGTCCCGAAGGGCCGCGAGGCCGTCGGCAAGACCGCCCACCGCACCACCAAGACCACCAATGCTTCTGCAAGCACGGCCGGGAGGAACCCCGCATGACTCTCCCCACGGAGACTGCTCACCCTGAGCTTGAGGGCCTGGGCACGTACGAATACGGCTGGGCCGACTCCGACGTGGCCGGCGCTTCCGCCAAGCGCGGCCTGTCCGAGGAGGTCGTCCGCGACATCTCGGGCAAGAAGAACGAGCCCGAGTGGATGCTCAAGCTCCGCCTCAAGGGTCTGAAGCTCTTCGACAAGAAGCCCATGCCGAACTGGGGCTCGGACCTGTCGGGCATCGACTTCGACAACATCAAGTACTTCGTGCGTTCCACGGAGCAGCAGGCCGCCTCCTGGGAGGACCTGCCCGAGGACATCAAGAACACCTACGACAAGCTGGGCATCCCCGAGGCGGAGAAGCAGCGGCTGGTCGCGGGTGTCGCCGCGCAGTACGAGTCCGAGGTGGTCTACCACCAGATCCGCGAGGACCTGGAGCAGCAGGGCGTCCTGTTCCTGGACACCGACACCGCGCTCAAGGAGCACCCGGAGCTCTTCAAGGAGTACTTCGGCACGGTGATCCCGGCCGGCGACAACAAGTTCGCCTCGCTGAACACCGCGGTCTGGTCGGGCGGCTCGTTCATCTACGTCCCCAAGGGCGTGCACGTGGACATCCCGCTCCAGGCGTACTTCCGCATCAACACCGAGAACATGGGTCAGTTCGAGCGGACGCTGATCATCGTCGACGAGGACGCCTACGTCCACTACGTCGAGGGCTGCACGGCCCCGATCTACAAGTCCGACTCGCTGCACTCCGCGGTCGTCGAGATCATCGTGAAGAAGGGCGGCCGCTGCCGCTACACGACGATCCAGAACTGGTCGAACAACGTCTACAACCTGGTCACCAAGCGCGCCGTCGCCTACGAGGGCGCGACCATGGAGTGGGTCGACGGCAACATCGGCTCCAAGGTGACGATGAAGTACCCGGCCGTCTACCTGATGGGCGAGCACGCCAAGGGCGAGACCCTGTCCATCG
Proteins encoded in this region:
- the sufB gene encoding Fe-S cluster assembly protein SufB → MTLPTETAHPELEGLGTYEYGWADSDVAGASAKRGLSEEVVRDISGKKNEPEWMLKLRLKGLKLFDKKPMPNWGSDLSGIDFDNIKYFVRSTEQQAASWEDLPEDIKNTYDKLGIPEAEKQRLVAGVAAQYESEVVYHQIREDLEQQGVLFLDTDTALKEHPELFKEYFGTVIPAGDNKFASLNTAVWSGGSFIYVPKGVHVDIPLQAYFRINTENMGQFERTLIIVDEDAYVHYVEGCTAPIYKSDSLHSAVVEIIVKKGGRCRYTTIQNWSNNVYNLVTKRAVAYEGATMEWVDGNIGSKVTMKYPAVYLMGEHAKGETLSIAFAGEGQHQDAGAKMVHMAPRTSSNIVSKSVARGGGRTSYRGLIEIGEGAEGSKSNVLCDALLVDTISRSDTYPYVDVREDDVTMGHEATVSKVSDDQLFYLMARGLSEDEAMAMIVRGFVEPIARELPMEYALELNRLIELQMEGAVG